The Deltaproteobacteria bacterium HGW-Deltaproteobacteria-18 sequence GCTGACCTTGCGCCCCTTTGCCCGGAAAAGCTCCCGGGCCATGGGGTTTATGACCATGGTGTTCTTGTGCGGATAGGATTCGAGAACATCGGGCAGGATGGAAATGAAATCGAATTTCTGGCCGTGAATCTTGGAGAGGGTCTCCTTGAAGAACTGGTTCAGGCAGTCCGTTTTTATTTCGCCGATATACAGGAAATAAAACGTGTCCGGGTCAAGTTTGATATCCGAAAAGAGTATGTCCTCGTCTTCCATGATCATAACCGCGCCTCCACGCAACAGAATTGGCCCGGCAACGCCATTGTCGCGGGCATTTGTTTCGCTGGCCCTATCGATTGATTCCGCAAACCGCAATTATTTGCTTGGTTCGGCGCAACACCACGTCCGGATTCCTGCTCGCGGCACCGGATTTTCGGTCGGCTGAGCCCCGGTTCTGGTTTTGCGTCGATTTCCAGGCCTTCCGTTCAGTCCTGCTTGAGCCGCAGGGTCATCGTGGCGGGCTTGCCTTCGGTGATGCGGTACACGAGCTTGAGCTTGTCGATGGCCGTGGCCATCCCTGGAATGTTGATGAGTCCCGAGGATTCTCCGGACTTGAGCTGCACGGGAACGCGCAGGGGGATGGGGTCGCCTTCGACCGGAATGAGGGTCAGGCTCTCGAACGTGACTGTCGCCCCGTCGATCTTGAAACGCATATTGTCGATCTTGCCCAGCTTTTCGCCCACCGGCAGGGTCGCCGAAGTGCCCGAAGCAGACAGCTGGACAGGTTCAAGGGCGGTCCAGGGCCCGGCCACGGCCGCCGTGGCCGGCAGGATGCCCAGCAAAAGAGCGCACATAAGGATCAATCTTTTCATGGGTAACTCCGGTAATTTTGTGTTTACTGGTCCGTACGCCGTGCAGGGGCCGGGATCAAGGGCGGGTTTGTATTGGGGGGCATGCGTGGCGAAGGGCAGCCGCGATGCGGGGCTAAAAAGAGGTATTCCCTAAAACGCGATGAGCCCTTATCAGCGTTTCTCATGTCAACCGATTCAGAAAAACGTCAGCACGATCTTGAAGCCGAACTTGCGGTCCTGCAGGCCCGCTTGCGGGTTCTGGTCGATGGCTCGCCTCTTGGAATTTTTTTTGACGACGCCAGCGACAAGTGTGTTTTCGTGAACAGGACCTTCTGCGAGATGATGGGCCTGTCCGAGGAGGAGGCTCTCGGGGACGGTTGGGCCAGGACAGTTCATCCGCAGGACCTGCCGAGGCTGCTGGGTGAACGGGCCGGAGCCGTGACCGGAGGCGCGCCGCTTTTTCGCGCCGAGTATCGCTACGTCCGCCCGGATGGGCGAGTGGGTTGGGTAGAGGAGCAGACGCGGCCGGTCCACGGTCCGGACGACAACCTGCTGGGGTACGTCGGCACCCTGGCCGAGATCAGCGGGCGCAAGGAAAAGGAGGCGCTGCGGGAGCGGCATAGCGAAGCATTGGAGGAACGGGTGCGGGAACGTACCGCCGAGCTTGTGGCCCAGACTGAGCGGCTGGCCGAGATGAACGCGGCGCTCAAGGTCCTTTTGCGCCAGCGCGAAGAAGATCGCGAAGATCTTGAACAGGCCGTGCTGGCCAATGTCCGCCGTCGCATCGTTCCGACCCTGGATCGCCTGCAAGGTCTTTGCGCAGGGGATGAGGTCCGTTTGCTGGCCGATCAACTCCGCCGTGGTCTCAAGGAACTGACCGAGCCGTTCTGTCATCGGCTGTCCACGGTCTGCCAGGGATTGACCCCGACCGAAATCCAGGTCGCGGAGCTGATCCGCGAGGGACTCGGCACCAAGGAAATCGCCGCCCGTCTCGGGGTCGGCGCCTCCACCATCGATACCCACCGTCATCATCTGCGCCGCAAGCTCGGACTCAAGGGCCGCCTGGACGGCTTGCGCGCTCACCTGCTCTCTCTTGAGCCCTGATATGGAGAAATCCTCCATATTTTCTCCGCAATAAACTGCTATTGTCATTTTGTGGCCTGACTGTTTCAACGACTGTCCAATCTTACCAAGGAGGACAGAATGAAACCAAATGAAGGCAACGACGACAAGACTCTGCTGAACACGGGTCTGGCCCGCATGTTCAAGGGCGGGGTGATCATGGACGTGGTCAACGCTGATCAGGCCCGCATCGCCGAAGAGGCCGGGGCCTGCGCGGTCATGGCCCTGGAGCGGGTTCCATCCGATATACGGGCCTGCGGCGGCGTGGCCCGCATGTCCGACCCGGGCATGATCCGGGAGATCATGGCTGCGGTTTCCATACCGGTCATGGCCAAGTGCCGCATCGGACATTTCATGGAGGCCCGCATTCTTGAAGCCGTGGGCGTGGACTACATCGACGAGAGCGAGGTCCTGACTCCGGCGGACGAGGAATTTCACATCGACAAGAACGCATTCAAAGTGCCGTTTGTCTGTGGTTGCCGCAATCTGGGCGAAGCCCTGCGCCGCATTGCCGAGGGCGCAGCCATGATCCGCACCAAGGGCGAGGCAGGCACCGGGGACGTGGTCGAGGCCGTACGCCATGCCCGGACCGTGCAGAGCCAGATCAGGCTGGTGCGCGAAATGCCCTCCGAGGAGTTGGCCACATATGCCAAAAATATCGGGGCGTCCCTGGAGCTTCTGCGAGAGGTGCGCAAGCAGGGACAGCTGCCGGTGGTCAATTTCGCGGCCGGCGGCGTGGCTACTCCGGCCGATGCAGCGCTCATGATGCAACTGGGCATGGATGGGGTTTTCGTGGGTTCGGGGATTTTCAAGAGTGGAGATCCGGCCAGAAGAGCGCGCGCCATCGTGCAGGCGGTGACTCATTTCGATGATCCGTCCATTCTGGCCCAGGTCAGCGAAAATCTTGGCGAGGCCATGTCCGGCATCGCGGTTCGTTCCCTTGACGCAGCAGAGCAGTTCGCGGGCCGGGGCTGGTAATGCGCGTAGGCATCCTGGCCCTGCAGGGCGCTTTTGCCGAGCATGTCGAAATGCTTGGTTCACTTGGGGTGCATGCCGAGCTGGTCCGTTCTTGCGCGCAGCTTGAGGGACTGGACGGACTCATCCTGCCCGGCGGCGAGAGCACAGCCATGCGGCGTCTGGCAGGACTGTCCGGGCTTGATGCCGCCTTGCGCGATTTCGGGGCGGCCCGTCCGGTCTGGGGCATCTGCGCGGGACTCATTCTGCTGGCGGCCAGGGTCGAGGGCGAGGCGCCTTTTCTTGGACTTATGGACATGGGGGTCGCGCGCAATGCCTACGGCCGTCAGCAGGAAAGTTTCGTGTCAAGCCTGAGCGTAGAGGGGCTCTCGGAGTCCGCCCCCTTTCCGGGCGTCTTCATCCGCGCTCCGCAGGTGCTCGAAACGGGTCCGGGGGTGAAGGTCCTGGCCTTTCGGGGAGAGGCCCCGGTGGCCTTCCGTCAGGGGCATCTCATGGCCACGGCCTTTCATCCGGAGTTGACCGGGGACGGGCGCGTGCATGCCTGTTTCCTGGATTTGTGCGCTTATCCGGCACGGCGAACCCTGGCCGGATAAGCGCGGCGCAGCAATGCAAAAAGGCCGGAGCGGTCCGGCCTTTTCAAGAGGGAGTGCAGGTCTTTTCAGGAGTCGCTGAACATGGTGCGCGGGTCAAAGCCCATGATGAAGGCTCCCCAGTGCTTGCCGTCGACAAAGATGGGCATGGACAGGTCGTTCAGGATTTCGCCTGTGTCGCGCATGTAGGTTTGCAGCAGGAGCGGGTCGGTGTGCGAGCACCTGCGCTGCTCGGTGTGGTTGCTCTGGTAGATGCGCTGGTGCCGGCTCTGCAGCAGATCCTTGGCCGGGTCGCCGGTCATGGCCTTGGACACGGCCCCGTGATGGATGGGCAGGTAGCCCTTGCGATCGATGGCCAGGCAATAGATGGTCCCCGGGATCCTTTTCTGCGCTTCGTCGACGACGTTCTGCATCTCCTTGACGAAAACGTCGCTGAAGGCGGTGACGTATTTCTGCGGCGACGTGTTCGGCACGGCCTTGTACTGGGTGTCGAAGACGTTGAAGCCCCGTTCCTTCATGCCCTGAATCCGGGCCTGATAGTCGTCGCGGATCTCCTTGGCCGTGTCGATGACCGTGTCGAATTTTCCTTCCCCGGTCTTGAAGCGCGCCACCAGTTCGAGCATCCGCTCGGTGACGGAGTTCAGGGCGTCCACCGAGGTGGCCGAGGAGTTCATGTCCTTGGCGATCTCCTGGCTGAGCTTGTTGATGTTGTTGACCTTCTCGGTGACGTCGTTGTTGTTGGTCGACAATTCCTCGATGGCGGCCGCGATTTTGATCAGTTGGTCGTTGGCCGTTTCAAAGTCGTCGATCATGCGCTCGAAATTGACAGTGGCCGCGGTCACCACCTGATCAGTGTCCCTGGCATAATCCAGGATCTGCGCAGTTTCGGTTTGAGTTCGTTCAACAATCTTGATCATTGCTCCGATATTGTTGGAGATTTCTTCCGTGGCTGGCTTGATCCGGCGCGAGAGTTCGCGCACTTCCTCGGCGACCACGGCAAAGCCCTTGCCGTGCTCGCCGGCCCGGGCCGCCTCGATGGTGGCGTTCAGGGACAAGAGATTGGTCTGCTCGGAGATGCCGTTGATGATGGTCACGATGCTCAGGATGTTGGCCGAACTTGCGCCCAGATCGTCGACGGTGTTGCGGAAGGATTCGACGATGCCGTTTATCTTGTGAATCTTGTCCGTGACGTCCTGCAATTCCGTGTGCGACCTGTGGGCGGTGTTCAGGTTGCTGGTGGTCT is a genomic window containing:
- a CDS encoding pyridoxal 5'-phosphate synthase lyase subunit PdxS, translated to MKPNEGNDDKTLLNTGLARMFKGGVIMDVVNADQARIAEEAGACAVMALERVPSDIRACGGVARMSDPGMIREIMAAVSIPVMAKCRIGHFMEARILEAVGVDYIDESEVLTPADEEFHIDKNAFKVPFVCGCRNLGEALRRIAEGAAMIRTKGEAGTGDVVEAVRHARTVQSQIRLVREMPSEELATYAKNIGASLELLREVRKQGQLPVVNFAAGGVATPADAALMMQLGMDGVFVGSGIFKSGDPARRARAIVQAVTHFDDPSILAQVSENLGEAMSGIAVRSLDAAEQFAGRGW
- a CDS encoding pyridoxal 5'-phosphate synthase glutaminase subunit PdxT — its product is MRVGILALQGAFAEHVEMLGSLGVHAELVRSCAQLEGLDGLILPGGESTAMRRLAGLSGLDAALRDFGAARPVWGICAGLILLAARVEGEAPFLGLMDMGVARNAYGRQQESFVSSLSVEGLSESAPFPGVFIRAPQVLETGPGVKVLAFRGEAPVAFRQGHLMATAFHPELTGDGRVHACFLDLCAYPARRTLAG
- a CDS encoding methyl-accepting chemotaxis protein — translated: MKNADPVPNSDTPMLSTLRGKITATVLTLLALNAAGIIWIAVTASSAIPPLSWGVAGIILLLTVGIGAVCMKILHREAQRGIADINAVFQNIQGQEADLSCTMADLDNPDLKHISGCYNSFLSSVRELVEKIRKMGIDIALDSTRMAKSVFDTRNKTATQGSIAEEVAVASNEANAAIAEIAQNTQYVAEKTTSNLNTAHRSHTELQDVTDKIHKINGIVESFRNTVDDLGASSANILSIVTIINGISEQTNLLSLNATIEAARAGEHGKGFAVVAEEVRELSRRIKPATEEISNNIGAMIKIVERTQTETAQILDYARDTDQVVTAATVNFERMIDDFETANDQLIKIAAAIEELSTNNNDVTEKVNNINKLSQEIAKDMNSSATSVDALNSVTERMLELVARFKTGEGKFDTVIDTAKEIRDDYQARIQGMKERGFNVFDTQYKAVPNTSPQKYVTAFSDVFVKEMQNVVDEAQKRIPGTIYCLAIDRKGYLPIHHGAVSKAMTGDPAKDLLQSRHQRIYQSNHTEQRRCSHTDPLLLQTYMRDTGEILNDLSMPIFVDGKHWGAFIMGFDPRTMFSDS